Proteins from one Toxotes jaculatrix isolate fToxJac2 chromosome 13, fToxJac2.pri, whole genome shotgun sequence genomic window:
- the cibar1 gene encoding protein FAM92A isoform X1, with translation MSRTPDARARDSQTRKIQENITNVEKHFGEMCQLFAAYVRKTARLRDKADLLVREIGLYADTETPNLKRGMKQYADHLAKIEDYRQAEVERLEAKVIKPLKGYGDVVKRKREDLKTTQSARDREAKQMAQLERTRQKNPSDRQIIAETELQRATMDATRTTRQLEETIDEFEKQKIRDIKKIFGEFVTVEMSFHAKALEVYTLAYQSIQSVDEEEDLEVFRSSLHPPDYQSRLDIVRANSKTSLDRTGSFLSTSGTLQQQRASRRQTRGEEEEEDDREDEDESEEEEEDDEDEEDTDD, from the exons ATGAGTCGTACGCCCGATGCAAGAGCGAG GGACAGCCAGACAAGAAAAATCCAGGAAAACATCACCAATGTGGAGAAACATTTTGGAGAGATGTGTCAACTCTTTGCTGCCTATGTCCGTAAAACAGCCAGGCTACGAGACAAGGCAGACCTCCTGGTCCGTGAAATCGGCTTGTATGCAGACACAGAAACGCCAAACCTGAAGAGGGGTATGAAGCAGTATGCTGACCACCTGGCTAAGATTGAAGACTACCGCCAAGCTGAG GTGGAAAGACTTGAAGCCAAAGTCATAAAGCCATTAAAAGGGTATGGAGATGTAGTGAAACGTAAAAGG GAGGATCTGAAGACGACTCAAAGtgccagagacagagaagccAAACAGATGGCTCAGCTTGAGAGGACCAGACAGAAAAACCCCTCAGACCGGCAGATCATC GCTGAAACTGAGCTCCAGAGAGCCACCATGGACGCCACACGGACTACCAGGCAGCTGGAGGAGACCATAGATGAGTTTGAGAAGCAGAAGATCCGGGACATCAAG AAAATATTTGGTGAGTTTGTAACAGTGGAGATGTCATTCCATGCCAAGGCCTTGGAGGTATACACCTTGGCCTACCAGAGCATTCAAAGtgtggatgaggaggaagaccTGGAG GTGTTCAGGAGTTCGCTGCACCCCCCTGACTACCAGTCACGCTTAGACATAGTGCGAGCTAATTCCAAAACCTCCCTCGATCGGACCGGGTCCTTCCTGAGTACATCAGGTACTTTACAG CAACAAAGAGCTAGCCGTCGGCAGacaaggggagaggaggaggaagaggatgacagagaggatgaagatgaatctgaagaggaggaggaggatgatgaggatgaagaggacaCAGATGATTAA
- the cibar1 gene encoding protein FAM92A isoform X2, whose amino-acid sequence MSRTPDARARDSQTRKIQENITNVEKHFGEMCQLFAAYVRKTARLRDKADLLVREIGLYADTETPNLKRGMKQYADHLAKIEDYRQAEVERLEAKVIKPLKGYGDVVKRKREDLKTTQSARDREAKQMAQLERTRQKNPSDRQIISQAETELQRATMDATRTTRQLEETIDEFEKQKIRDIKKIFGEFVTVEMSFHAKALEVYTLAYQSIQSVDEEEDLEVFRSSLHPPDYQSRLDIVRANSKTSLDRTGSFLSTSGTLQQQRASRRQTRGEEEEEDDREDEDESEEEEEDDEDEEDTDD is encoded by the exons ATGAGTCGTACGCCCGATGCAAGAGCGAG GGACAGCCAGACAAGAAAAATCCAGGAAAACATCACCAATGTGGAGAAACATTTTGGAGAGATGTGTCAACTCTTTGCTGCCTATGTCCGTAAAACAGCCAGGCTACGAGACAAGGCAGACCTCCTGGTCCGTGAAATCGGCTTGTATGCAGACACAGAAACGCCAAACCTGAAGAGGGGTATGAAGCAGTATGCTGACCACCTGGCTAAGATTGAAGACTACCGCCAAGCTGAG GTGGAAAGACTTGAAGCCAAAGTCATAAAGCCATTAAAAGGGTATGGAGATGTAGTGAAACGTAAAAGG GAGGATCTGAAGACGACTCAAAGtgccagagacagagaagccAAACAGATGGCTCAGCTTGAGAGGACCAGACAGAAAAACCCCTCAGACCGGCAGATCATC TCTCAG GCTGAAACTGAGCTCCAGAGAGCCACCATGGACGCCACACGGACTACCAGGCAGCTGGAGGAGACCATAGATGAGTTTGAGAAGCAGAAGATCCGGGACATCAAG AAAATATTTGGTGAGTTTGTAACAGTGGAGATGTCATTCCATGCCAAGGCCTTGGAGGTATACACCTTGGCCTACCAGAGCATTCAAAGtgtggatgaggaggaagaccTGGAG GTGTTCAGGAGTTCGCTGCACCCCCCTGACTACCAGTCACGCTTAGACATAGTGCGAGCTAATTCCAAAACCTCCCTCGATCGGACCGGGTCCTTCCTGAGTACATCAGGTACTTTACAG CAACAAAGAGCTAGCCGTCGGCAGacaaggggagaggaggaggaagaggatgacagagaggatgaagatgaatctgaagaggaggaggaggatgatgaggatgaagaggacaCAGATGATTAA